A genomic window from Clostridium aceticum includes:
- a CDS encoding HD domain-containing phosphohydrolase — protein MKKKLILSKTIVRSFIIFVIAILLVTWVMTIVAIRNEKETEFKNAINNNENLTLVLEKHVSGVLWHVESQFFSLRNYEYRANVEEIQKILENIVVSRPDLFNLISIIDSDGNVKVTNQKEFIPTYSGDRDFFIYHKANEDLSIKMNRPLLGRVTGKWYIPISLRLENENGEFEGVLLASLNPYYFTDIFQELNIGKKSLLFMADYNGIIYSGIYDENELELDISIPVERLSPVIERGKPFSDRNKSFIDEAEKIRSFSFVGEHLLFVSVQTDIEEFLGSYRTRTNLRIIALVLLTIIIIVVLFNIIKAVRSLEEKNKDLLITEDILKESESRNHALLEGIPDLLFVFNNEGFFMDFHNSNLDKILVSEEGFLHKHVTEVLPVELAAITLEKLDIVLKTGETQVYEYSLTIGDEIEYFESRIVYSTENSVLAIVRDITERKRTEESLLASESRYRSVISVSNTGVWEYSNKKKYLWCTKEYFEMLGRNVSDYIMDGTANINEVWVELLHPDDRDKAFSIFMEYLKNGSVGMYENYYRMKHANGSWLWIWSRGQTLKNTDGNLSNLTVGTHINITELKEMEFNLFNEKEKFKTTLISIGDGVISTDIKGNVLIMNKVSEQLTGWTQEEAVGKPIEEVFYIMNEFTREPCENPVKRVLETGETVEMANHTMLISKDGTERPIEDSAAPIKDESGNIRGVVLVFRDFTEKKRSQDEIKYLSFHDHLTRLYNRRFFEVEMERIDTERNLPISIIMGDVNGLKLINDTFGHSVGDELLVKATKILKDSFRADDIVARVGGDEIAVLLPKTDASEAKELIKRLQTNLKKEQVRDIEISISFGCETKIDSTESLALVLKKAEDYMYNNKLFESPSVRGRVIDNIITTINAKSPREKAHSERVSQLCIAIGDALKMGEYDINRLKALGLFHDIGKIAIADDILNKPDKLTESEYKEICRHAEIGYRVLSAVNDMSEMAEHVLYHHERWDGKGYPKGLKGGSIPLPSRICALADAYDAMTSDRSYRPAMSNEDAVAELKKNAGTQFDPELVEVFVEQVLPEYRNGNTD, from the coding sequence GTGAAAAAGAAATTGATTCTTAGCAAAACTATTGTAAGAAGTTTTATTATTTTTGTAATAGCTATTCTTCTAGTAACATGGGTTATGACTATAGTGGCCATTCGGAATGAAAAAGAAACCGAGTTTAAAAATGCTATTAATAATAATGAGAATCTTACATTAGTTTTGGAAAAACATGTATCGGGTGTATTGTGGCATGTAGAGAGTCAGTTTTTTTCACTAAGAAATTATGAATACAGAGCAAATGTTGAAGAAATACAGAAAATTTTAGAAAATATAGTTGTGTCAAGACCCGATTTGTTTAATCTTATATCTATAATAGACTCTGATGGAAATGTAAAGGTAACAAATCAAAAAGAATTCATACCAACATACAGTGGAGATAGAGATTTTTTTATTTATCATAAAGCTAATGAAGATTTGTCTATTAAAATGAACAGACCACTATTAGGAAGAGTAACGGGAAAATGGTATATTCCGATTAGTCTGCGCTTAGAAAATGAAAATGGAGAATTTGAAGGTGTTTTACTTGCTTCATTAAATCCATATTACTTTACTGATATTTTTCAGGAATTAAATATAGGAAAAAAATCTTTACTATTTATGGCAGATTATAATGGCATTATATATAGCGGCATCTATGATGAAAATGAATTAGAACTTGATATTTCAATTCCTGTTGAAAGATTAAGCCCTGTTATAGAAAGAGGCAAACCTTTTTCCGATAGAAATAAAAGTTTTATAGATGAAGCCGAAAAAATAAGGAGTTTTTCTTTTGTAGGAGAACACTTACTATTTGTATCTGTTCAAACAGATATTGAGGAATTTTTAGGTAGTTATAGAACAAGAACAAATCTTCGGATAATAGCGTTAGTATTATTAACAATAATTATTATTGTCGTCCTGTTTAATATAATAAAAGCTGTTAGATCATTAGAAGAAAAAAATAAGGATTTGCTGATTACTGAGGATATTCTTAAAGAAAGTGAATCCCGAAACCATGCCTTGCTGGAGGGAATACCAGACTTGCTGTTTGTATTTAATAACGAGGGCTTTTTTATGGATTTTCACAACAGCAATTTGGATAAGATTTTGGTATCGGAAGAAGGATTTCTCCATAAGCACGTAACGGAAGTTTTGCCTGTTGAATTAGCTGCTATTACTCTTGAAAAACTGGATATTGTACTAAAAACAGGTGAGACTCAAGTATATGAGTACAGCCTGACTATAGGGGATGAAATCGAATATTTCGAAAGCAGAATAGTTTACAGCACTGAAAACAGCGTGTTAGCCATAGTCCGCGACATCACCGAGCGCAAGCGGACAGAGGAATCTTTACTAGCGAGCGAATCAAGATATCGTTCAGTTATTTCGGTATCTAATACAGGGGTCTGGGAATATAGTAACAAAAAAAAGTATCTCTGGTGTACTAAAGAATATTTTGAAATGCTTGGTCGAAATGTGTCAGACTATATAATGGACGGAACAGCTAATATTAATGAAGTATGGGTGGAATTGTTGCATCCGGATGATCGAGACAAGGCATTTTCAATATTCATGGAATACTTAAAGAATGGATCAGTGGGGATGTATGAAAACTATTACCGTATGAAACATGCTAATGGAAGTTGGCTTTGGATATGGTCGAGAGGTCAGACACTTAAGAATACTGATGGAAACTTATCAAACCTAACAGTTGGAACACATATAAACATTACGGAATTAAAAGAAATGGAATTTAATTTGTTTAATGAGAAGGAGAAGTTTAAAACTACTTTGATCTCTATAGGTGATGGAGTAATTTCGACAGATATTAAAGGTAATGTACTAATTATGAACAAGGTTTCAGAGCAACTTACTGGCTGGACACAAGAAGAAGCCGTTGGTAAACCCATAGAAGAAGTGTTTTATATCATGAATGAATTTACTCGTGAGCCGTGTGAAAATCCTGTGAAAAGAGTACTTGAAACAGGAGAGACTGTTGAAATGGCTAACCATACCATGCTGATTTCAAAGGATGGCACAGAAAGACCAATTGAGGACAGTGCCGCGCCAATTAAAGATGAGAGTGGCAATATTCGTGGAGTGGTTTTGGTATTCAGGGACTTTACTGAGAAGAAAAGGAGCCAGGATGAAATCAAATATCTGAGTTTCCATGACCATTTGACAAGGTTGTATAACCGAAGATTTTTTGAGGTGGAGATGGAAAGGATTGACACCGAAAGAAATCTGCCCATTAGTATTATCATGGGAGATGTGAATGGTTTGAAGCTGATAAATGATACCTTCGGACATTCTGTAGGCGATGAGCTCCTGGTGAAAGCGACAAAAATCCTGAAAGACAGTTTTAGAGCGGATGACATTGTCGCAAGAGTCGGAGGGGATGAAATTGCTGTCCTGTTACCAAAAACGGATGCTTCAGAAGCTAAGGAACTCATTAAAAGACTGCAGACAAACCTTAAAAAGGAACAGGTAAGAGACATAGAAATTTCTATCTCATTTGGCTGCGAAACCAAGATAGATTCTACTGAATCATTAGCTTTGGTACTTAAGAAAGCCGAAGATTACATGTACAATAATAAACTTTTTGAAAGTCCGAGTGTCAGAGGAAGAGTTATTGATAATATTATCACAACGATTAATGCAAAAAGTCCCAGAGAAAAAGCTCACTCTGAAAGAGTATCGCAGCTATGTATTGCTATTGGAGATGCTTTAAAAATGGGGGAATATGACATAAATAGATTAAAAGCATTAGGTCTATTTCATGATATTGGTAAAATTGCTATTGCTGATGATATCTTGAACAAACCAGATAAGTTGACAGAAAGTGAATACAAAGAAATCTGTCGACATGCTGAAATTGGTTATCGGGTTTTAAGCGCAGTGAATGACATGTCTGAGATGGCTGAGCACGTGCTATACCATCATGAGAGGTGGGATGGTAAAGGCTATCCAAAAGGCCTAAAAGGAGGTTCAATTCCTCTGCCATCTAGAATTTGTGCCCTCGCGGATGCTTATGATGCTATGACCAGTGATAGAAGTTATCGCCCTGCTATGTCAAACGAAGATGCAGTTGCAGAACTGAAAAAGAATGCAGGGACACAGTTTGATCCTGAGCTTGTAGAGGTATTCGTAGAACAGGTATTGCCCGAATACAGGAATGGGAACACCGATTAA
- a CDS encoding nucleotidyltransferase domain-containing protein → MTVDYKEIEKIRNQINSILQAEDIILFGSYAKGVVSKKSDIDLCIVVNTNNKRKLMQEILLKIDIDIDIDIVIYTLDEWEKYKNDHSTFANVILRTGVSISG, encoded by the coding sequence ATGACTGTTGATTACAAAGAAATAGAGAAAATTAGAAATCAAATAAATAGTATTCTTCAGGCAGAAGACATAATATTATTTGGTTCTTATGCCAAGGGAGTTGTTTCTAAAAAAAGCGATATAGATCTCTGCATTGTCGTAAATACAAATAACAAGAGGAAATTGATGCAAGAAATTCTTCTGAAAATAGATATAGATATAGATATCGATATAGTTATTTATACTCTAGATGAATGGGAAAAATATAAGAATGATCATTCTACATTTGCCAATGTTATATTAAGAACAGGAGTGAGTATAAGTGGTTGA
- a CDS encoding HEPN domain-containing protein, with amino-acid sequence MVDTKRYIDWFKMALKDLNSAEILYKHDADLGIVCFHCQQAIEKYLKGYLIAQTGVLQEGHSLVKLCKKASDYDKNFKDYVKDCAFINTFYIETRYPAEDPMIVSKEEVEECLSITKSIIKYVDRLIEI; translated from the coding sequence GTGGTTGATACAAAAAGATATATTGATTGGTTTAAGATGGCTCTTAAGGACTTAAATAGTGCCGAAATACTTTATAAACATGATGCTGATCTAGGTATTGTATGTTTTCATTGTCAGCAAGCAATAGAAAAATACTTAAAAGGATATTTAATTGCTCAAACTGGAGTTTTGCAAGAGGGACATAGTTTAGTAAAACTCTGTAAAAAAGCATCGGACTATGATAAAAACTTTAAAGATTATGTAAAAGATTGTGCCTTTATAAATACTTTTTATATTGAAACAAGGTATCCTGCTGAGGACCCTATGATAGTTTCAAAAGAAGAGGTAGAGGAATGTTTAAGCATCACAAAATCTATAATTAAGTATGTTGATAGATTAATAGAAATATAA
- a CDS encoding IS110 family transposase — protein MKVVYPICCGVDVHKTFLVATLITSQGITPYYSKKRFSTFNNSILQFKQWLIDNNCYDVCMESTGKYWVPVYNLLEDTIRITIANPKWVKAVKGNKDDKKDSKWIGDLFRLGLVPGSFIPDKPIRILREYTRYRSKLVSCRSSEKNRFQNAFTVCNVAIDAVVSDMFGKSATSITDYLISSDTFDPEYCTSLLQKSLKKKADTVVESIEGYQMTQAQKERMLMVRSHLDYVANSIAELDERLDKLVEPYEDVINLLCTIPGVNRASAITIISEIGTDMSQFTNSKRLCCWAGLTPGNNESAGKKKSVRITRAGVYLKPALVQVAHAAVKSDKAPYYKIKYERISKRRGKKRAIIAIARMILTAIYNMFVTGEVWNPSDLYKIDMPHEMVEKQKLKAVKQAAKLLISLGLIKEGDISVA, from the coding sequence GTGAAAGTTGTTTACCCTATCTGTTGTGGCGTCGATGTGCATAAGACTTTTCTCGTTGCCACACTCATTACTTCTCAAGGAATAACTCCCTATTATTCCAAGAAAAGATTCTCCACCTTTAACAACTCCATTCTTCAATTCAAGCAGTGGTTGATTGATAACAACTGCTATGATGTGTGCATGGAATCTACTGGAAAGTATTGGGTTCCTGTCTACAATCTTTTGGAAGATACTATCCGTATCACTATTGCCAACCCCAAATGGGTGAAGGCTGTAAAAGGTAACAAGGATGATAAAAAAGATTCTAAGTGGATTGGTGATCTTTTTCGCCTTGGTTTAGTCCCTGGGAGTTTTATTCCTGATAAACCAATACGTATTCTTCGTGAATACACTCGCTATCGGTCTAAACTTGTTTCTTGTAGAAGCAGTGAAAAGAACCGTTTTCAGAATGCGTTCACTGTTTGCAATGTAGCCATTGATGCTGTCGTTTCTGACATGTTTGGCAAATCTGCCACTTCTATCACGGACTATCTCATTTCCTCTGATACTTTCGATCCAGAATACTGTACTTCTCTTCTTCAAAAATCATTAAAGAAAAAAGCAGATACTGTAGTTGAATCTATTGAAGGATATCAAATGACTCAGGCTCAAAAAGAGCGTATGCTTATGGTTCGTTCCCATCTTGACTACGTAGCTAATTCCATCGCTGAACTGGATGAAAGGCTTGACAAGTTGGTTGAACCTTATGAAGATGTCATTAACCTTCTCTGTACCATCCCCGGAGTTAACAGAGCATCTGCAATCACCATTATCTCCGAGATAGGTACAGATATGTCTCAATTTACCAACTCCAAGCGTTTGTGCTGCTGGGCGGGCCTAACGCCTGGCAATAATGAATCTGCTGGTAAGAAGAAATCTGTCCGCATTACACGTGCCGGTGTATACCTCAAACCTGCATTGGTACAAGTTGCCCATGCAGCCGTGAAATCCGACAAGGCTCCTTACTACAAAATCAAGTACGAACGCATTTCTAAAAGGAGAGGTAAAAAAAGAGCAATTATTGCTATCGCAAGGATGATACTCACAGCCATCTACAATATGTTTGTTACTGGCGAAGTATGGAATCCAAGCGACCTGTATAAAATTGATATGCCACATGAAATGGTGGAAAAACAAAAGCTCAAAGCTGTTAAGCAAGCAGCAAAACTTCTAATTTCTCTTGGCCTAATAAAAGAAGGTGATATTTCTGTGGCTTAA
- the pstB gene encoding phosphate ABC transporter ATP-binding protein PstB, whose product MGEASLNTVKNPSKKEVHPENYDSIISIQQYNAWYGNNQALYNVNMNIKKNAITAFIGPSGCGKTTLLRSINRMNDIISSFKFTGRITMNDMDLTSNKADLLEIRRKIGMVFQEPNPFPMSVYENMKLPILENMKNIGKTKIESIVAQKLQDAVLYDEVMERLHKSALKLSGGQQQRLCIARALTIDPDVILFDEPCSALDPIATFKIEDLLMVLKQKYTIVIVTHNMEQARRIADEVAFFYKGEVIEKGPSKKIFTAPDTELLEWYLAGRF is encoded by the coding sequence ATGGGGGAAGCATCACTAAATACAGTCAAGAATCCTTCAAAAAAAGAGGTTCATCCCGAAAATTATGATTCTATTATTTCTATTCAGCAATACAATGCCTGGTACGGAAATAACCAGGCACTTTATAATGTAAATATGAACATTAAAAAAAATGCTATCACAGCATTTATCGGACCATCAGGATGTGGTAAAACCACTCTACTTCGTTCAATTAATAGAATGAATGATATCATCAGTAGTTTCAAATTCACTGGCAGAATAACCATGAATGATATGGACTTAACCTCTAATAAAGCAGACTTATTGGAGATTAGAAGAAAAATAGGCATGGTTTTTCAGGAACCAAATCCATTTCCAATGTCTGTATATGAAAATATGAAATTGCCGATTCTAGAAAACATGAAGAATATAGGTAAGACCAAAATAGAAAGCATCGTTGCTCAAAAACTTCAGGATGCTGTCCTTTATGATGAGGTGATGGAAAGACTCCATAAATCAGCTTTAAAACTATCAGGAGGGCAACAACAAAGACTATGTATTGCTAGAGCTCTTACGATTGATCCTGATGTTATACTATTTGATGAACCTTGCTCTGCCCTAGACCCAATTGCTACTTTTAAAATTGAAGACCTACTTATGGTGTTAAAACAAAAATATACAATTGTCATTGTTACACATAATATGGAGCAGGCTCGTAGAATTGCAGATGAAGTAGCTTTCTTCTATAAAGGAGAGGTAATAGAAAAGGGTCCAAGTAAAAAAATATTCACAGCACCTGATACAGAACTTTTAGAGTGGTATTTAGCTGGAAGGTTTTAA
- the pstA gene encoding phosphate ABC transporter permease PstA, with product MFSKGDAKDYFQQSFVWLSAIIVVGGCFGIILFLFVNGYRTISFEFLTTDPGATAVDISRAGGILTPMVGTFIVTIFGSLLALPWALATAIYLSEYAKTSPINYYFKIAIDILAGIPTIVIAIFGVAVFTIPSLGFLSSMVEGVQGVTRAFGKSFFVCSIAMAIMILPFVIKTCEEAIKSVPKSYREASLALGTTKWDTIMNVVLPSSVNGIITAVILGMGRIIGDTAIVWLLLGGTLRMTGNQPWWQMQNWMSTLKNTGSTLTTYIYFNSPAGEGDMPELAYAAAIVLIVIIVLLNALTAFIGKRNMTLKEED from the coding sequence TTGTTTAGTAAGGGAGATGCTAAAGACTATTTTCAACAAAGCTTTGTTTGGTTATCAGCAATTATTGTAGTTGGAGGTTGCTTTGGGATTATTTTATTTTTATTTGTAAATGGTTATAGGACAATTAGCTTTGAATTTTTAACAACAGATCCAGGAGCTACTGCTGTAGACATATCTAGAGCAGGGGGAATCTTGACACCAATGGTAGGAACCTTTATTGTTACAATCTTTGGATCACTATTGGCTTTACCATGGGCACTAGCAACAGCCATTTATTTATCAGAATATGCAAAGACCAGCCCAATAAACTATTACTTTAAAATAGCTATTGATATTCTGGCAGGAATACCAACAATTGTAATTGCCATATTTGGTGTTGCGGTGTTTACTATCCCATCCTTAGGTTTCTTAAGTTCAATGGTGGAGGGAGTTCAAGGTGTAACAAGAGCCTTTGGTAAATCATTTTTTGTTTGTAGTATAGCCATGGCAATTATGATACTTCCTTTTGTTATAAAGACATGCGAAGAGGCTATAAAATCTGTTCCTAAATCCTATAGAGAGGCTTCTTTAGCTCTTGGAACTACGAAATGGGATACGATTATGAATGTGGTATTACCCTCCTCAGTAAATGGCATAATAACAGCAGTCATTTTAGGTATGGGAAGAATCATTGGTGATACTGCCATCGTATGGCTATTACTAGGTGGGACACTTCGTATGACTGGAAATCAACCATGGTGGCAGATGCAAAACTGGATGAGTACCCTTAAAAATACAGGGTCAACTTTAACAACTTATATTTATTTTAACTCTCCTGCTGGGGAAGGAGATATGCCTGAACTGGCTTATGCTGCGGCAATTGTATTGATTGTAATTATTGTACTATTAAATGCCTTAACAGCTTTTATTGGTAAAAGAAATATGACATTGAAGGAGGAGGATTAG
- the pstC gene encoding phosphate ABC transporter permease subunit PstC, whose protein sequence is MEKIQQYDVSESYHYGRKARAYKINRIKEKICEKLILLFTMLSATMIIFIFTFILQKSWNVFMVNGIGFLTQSGFDQQIITAFNSLASERYWEFGLRNLVVGTLTTTLGALCIAVPMGVGTAIVISEMLKGWQKTFMISVVRLLAAIPSVIFGFIGLMLVVPYIRDTFITVDMQIDYLEYFQLSGRSMLAGILVLAFMIIPIIVALSVDAINAVPRKYREAALSLGLSNWRTLIKVVLPTAKSGIIAGIILGTGRGIGEAIALSMVSGSIGVLPNPTHGGVFFLTPVLPLASAIVNKSEAISVPSIESALFGCGVVLLITTTLLSVSARTVEKIVRRRQGLV, encoded by the coding sequence TTGGAAAAGATACAGCAATATGATGTTAGCGAATCTTATCATTACGGAAGAAAAGCAAGAGCCTACAAAATCAATAGAATTAAAGAAAAGATATGTGAGAAACTAATTCTCTTATTTACTATGCTTAGTGCAACAATGATCATTTTTATTTTTACTTTTATTCTTCAAAAATCATGGAATGTATTTATGGTTAATGGCATTGGATTTCTAACGCAATCTGGTTTTGACCAACAAATTATAACTGCCTTTAATTCATTGGCTAGCGAGCGTTATTGGGAATTTGGATTGCGTAATCTAGTAGTAGGTACATTAACCACTACCTTGGGAGCATTATGTATTGCAGTTCCTATGGGGGTAGGTACAGCTATTGTAATTAGCGAAATGTTAAAGGGATGGCAGAAAACCTTTATGATATCAGTAGTACGATTACTGGCTGCTATTCCTTCGGTTATTTTCGGATTCATTGGGCTCATGTTAGTAGTTCCTTATATCCGAGATACATTTATTACTGTCGATATGCAAATTGATTATTTAGAGTACTTCCAACTCAGTGGTAGAAGTATGCTTGCGGGTATCTTGGTACTAGCTTTTATGATTATACCAATCATTGTTGCCCTTTCAGTAGATGCAATCAATGCAGTGCCTAGAAAATATAGGGAGGCTGCTTTATCCCTTGGTTTATCAAACTGGAGAACTCTTATAAAGGTTGTGTTGCCAACAGCAAAATCTGGTATAATCGCAGGTATTATACTAGGAACTGGGAGAGGAATTGGAGAAGCCATTGCTTTATCTATGGTCAGTGGGAGCATAGGAGTATTGCCTAATCCTACCCATGGGGGTGTATTCTTTTTGACACCGGTACTCCCTTTAGCATCAGCGATTGTAAATAAATCAGAGGCTATATCAGTGCCCAGTATTGAATCAGCATTATTTGGGTGTGGTGTGGTGCTTCTAATTACAACTACACTACTTAGTGTTTCAGCAAGAACTGTAGAAAAAATCGTGCGAAGGAGGCAGGGACTTGTTTAG
- a CDS encoding phosphate ABC transporter substrate-binding protein PstS family protein, giving the protein MMNLRKALPILILVLVLIASMTTTAMASQNVRIVIDGSNIKSDVAPVIENGRTLVPAKVIFENLGAKVNWNANKKEVTVTTAATDVSLVIDSKTAKIDGKNVTLDVPARIINGRTFIPLKFIADAVGAKVSWNAGTSTVDIKYFTDMQGTVKIGGSTTLQPISQAAADVLMKKNPGKLSVTVTGGGSGNGVKGGASGEYNIGNVSREIKDAEKTEYRDLQDFQIGSDGIAIIIHKNNSVKNLTKQQVFDIFTGKIKNWSEVGGSNAPIFVQTREAGSGTLGAFVELALDPIQKDQQVVVTATPHSSNPGVKQAVAKEVNAIGFLSFGHIDNSIKTLSIDGVEPTVANALNKKYPIVRPLVVCTKGRPSGATAKLIDFFTSPEGKKIIDKEDFISLP; this is encoded by the coding sequence ATGATGAATCTAAGAAAAGCACTACCAATATTAATACTAGTTTTAGTATTAATAGCAAGCATGACCACGACCGCCATGGCTTCACAAAATGTTAGGATAGTAATTGATGGCAGCAACATCAAATCAGATGTCGCTCCAGTAATTGAAAATGGTCGTACATTAGTACCAGCTAAAGTAATATTTGAAAATCTGGGTGCTAAAGTAAATTGGAATGCCAACAAAAAAGAGGTTACAGTTACAACTGCTGCAACGGATGTAAGTCTTGTGATTGACTCTAAGACTGCAAAAATTGATGGTAAAAATGTTACATTAGATGTTCCAGCTAGAATCATAAATGGTAGAACCTTTATACCATTGAAGTTTATTGCTGATGCTGTAGGAGCAAAGGTTAGCTGGAATGCAGGTACTAGTACTGTAGACATTAAGTATTTTACAGATATGCAAGGGACTGTAAAAATAGGTGGTTCTACTACACTACAACCTATCTCCCAAGCAGCAGCTGATGTATTGATGAAAAAAAATCCAGGAAAATTATCTGTAACAGTAACAGGTGGTGGCTCAGGCAATGGGGTTAAAGGTGGTGCAAGTGGTGAGTATAATATCGGAAATGTTTCTAGAGAAATTAAAGACGCTGAAAAAACAGAATACCGTGATCTACAAGATTTTCAAATTGGTAGTGATGGAATAGCAATAATAATACATAAAAATAATAGTGTAAAGAACCTTACTAAACAACAAGTTTTCGATATTTTTACTGGTAAGATTAAAAACTGGAGTGAAGTAGGTGGAAGTAATGCACCAATTTTTGTCCAAACCCGTGAAGCTGGCTCTGGTACATTGGGGGCATTTGTTGAATTAGCATTAGATCCTATTCAAAAGGATCAACAAGTAGTTGTAACTGCCACTCCACACAGCTCTAACCCAGGAGTAAAGCAAGCAGTTGCAAAAGAGGTAAATGCTATTGGATTCCTTTCATTTGGTCATATTGATAATAGTATTAAAACACTATCTATTGATGGAGTGGAACCTACTGTTGCAAATGCACTTAACAAGAAATATCCAATTGTCCGTCCTCTAGTTGTTTGTACTAAAGGAAGACCAAGCGGTGCTACTGCAAAACTCATTGATTTCTTTACTTCTCCTGAAGGCAAGAAAATAATAGATAAGGAAGATTTTATTAGTTTACCATAA
- a CDS encoding 5' nucleotidase, NT5C type: protein MKKLSLCIDIDGTITEAYDWIPRANDYFNTKVTPKDVKVYDIHKVLGIKSEIYDEFYNLYGEVIHEEAKIRRGVKEVLTKLYEKHEIHFVTARQKKMKDVTEKWLSQHGVPLDTLSLLGKHDKVAKAQELACDVFIEDRYENAVQLAEYGFKVLLIDCYYNKGPLSSGITRVMNWLEIKDFIEGYAQQTYHYAKIAT, encoded by the coding sequence GTGAAAAAATTAAGTTTATGTATTGATATTGATGGAACGATTACAGAAGCTTATGACTGGATTCCCCGAGCAAATGATTATTTTAATACTAAAGTCACACCTAAAGATGTAAAAGTTTACGATATTCATAAAGTATTAGGAATTAAGAGTGAAATCTATGATGAATTCTACAACTTATATGGAGAGGTAATTCATGAAGAAGCAAAAATAAGGAGGGGCGTTAAGGAAGTTCTAACTAAGCTGTATGAAAAACATGAAATTCACTTTGTCACAGCTAGACAAAAAAAGATGAAAGATGTTACTGAAAAGTGGCTATCTCAGCATGGTGTACCATTGGATACTTTATCCTTGTTAGGTAAACATGACAAAGTTGCCAAAGCTCAGGAATTGGCATGTGATGTTTTCATCGAGGATCGATATGAAAATGCAGTACAGCTTGCAGAATATGGGTTCAAAGTACTATTGATCGACTGTTATTATAATAAAGGACCTTTATCTTCAGGGATAACTCGGGTTATGAATTGGTTAGAAATAAAGGACTTTATTGAAGGATATGCACAGCAAACGTATCATTACGCAAAAATTGCCACATAA